The Melanotaenia boesemani isolate fMelBoe1 chromosome 3, fMelBoe1.pri, whole genome shotgun sequence genome contains the following window.
GACTGCCTGCTCTTGTGTAACAGAGACGGTCATGGGTAAAATCTTCAGGGGTATTTTATTATTGGTGGAAATGTAAGGAAACAGCTTCTCAGTGAAAGTTTGTTTGAAggtgtaaatgtgtttcttagtGTCAAGATCAAAGAAGGACAGCTTCCCTCGGTCCCAGTCCAGCTGGACTCTGATCCTCTGGGGTTTCTCCACTGAGAGAACTTTCTGTGGAAGTGGTGGAGAGGATGCTGTGAGTTTTCCATCAAGGAGAACTATTTCCCAGTATCCAGTCTGGAGCTGTCCCTTTCTCTCAGCTGATTCCTTCATCACACCAACACCCCAGCGTTGATCGTTTCTGACCTCAACATCCCAGCTGTGGTTCCCTGAGTTTAAGCCTTCAGAGCCCAGGACACAGTTATGTTTATCAAACCTCTCTGGATTATGAGGAAGCTTCTGTTTCTGTCCAAAAGTCACACTGGTCAGATCTTCAGACAGGATGAGCTCTGGATGagctgtgtttggatccagaATCAAAGGAGAGTAGGAGACCAGGTCCTTCATCTTGTTCCACACATTAAAGGTCAGGTTGCCCAGATGTTTGGCCACATCGATCAGAGCACCTGAGACCAGCTGTGGATCATCATGCTGGGGGTGCGATATTGTGACAATCCTTTCTGCATCATTGTAGATCTGCAGAAATAAGGGATTTCCTGCAGTCAGCACCTTCTCTGTGACTCTGATTGTATCTGAGAGAACTGTTATTTCACTGTTCAAAGCATCAATGTCCTTCCTCATCATCTTACttttctgctcctcctcctctctcagAGCACTTACCctttcatcctcttcctcttgcAGAAACTGATGAAGTTTTTTAAACTGCTGCATTATCTGgctttttgtatatttactctGCATCTTAATGTGTTCCATTATTTGATCCAAATTGCCTTTAACTTCTTCAAAAAAATTCAGCTTCTCTTTTAAAGGTATCAAGGATTTCTGCAGCTCCTTTCTGTGATCCTCTGCAGCTTCATCAATGGGTCTGAATTTGTGGTCATTGTGTGATTTTGAATCTCGACAGACGACACAAACAGGCTGCTGATGATCCAGACAGAACAGTTTGAGTTTCTCAGAGTGCAGACTGCAGAGAGGCTCAGATCCTGCTAAAGCTTTTTGACGTCTCTCTAGTAAGAAACCCTCACACAGGTTCTTCAGCACCAGGTTAGAGTGTGGATGTCTCAAAAGAGATATCTTCTTACACATCGGGCATATGCGCATCTGTTTCTCAGACCACCATCTCTGCAGGCAGTCCTCACAGAAGCTGTGGCTGCATTCCAGGATGACGGGCTCTTTGAAGATGTCATGGCAGACAGGACAGGAGAGATCCTTTTCTGACTGAGAAGACATTTAACCTCAGAGTAAGAATCCAGCTGAAACGAAATTTCTTCCTCAAATTTGTTTCACTTTTAGCAAAAGCGCATTTAAAACTcataacatagaaaaaaaacgCATTTTGAATAACTGCAAGCTCCCAGTACTCCAGTGTCAGTTTTCCCAGTAATCTTCAATCTGTAATTGTACTTGAAGACACTGCTAGGGAAGTGAAACTACAATACAAAATGAGGAACAAACCACCAGAAAGGAAGTTTGTGTCACAAGGCGTCGGAAAGGAAGGAGCCAAAGGCACAGTGAGGAGTCATGTGGATGTAGAAGAAAAGAttattcaataaaacaaaaagacaatgtactgacagaataaaaaccaaaaaccaaaaactacaaaacatgAACCTATAATAAAGTACAAGAAAAACGGGTCTGGCCAGTAGCAAAAGAAACCTGGGGTAATTGCAAACAAGAAGCAGGTGCAAAATGCTAACCTGAACTATCTGAGTTTAGATACATCCAGAACTTAACATTTtctgcacttttaaaaaaaaaaattctattttttttttttttttacataaagtgCCATTGTTAATGACCTTCAAATGAAACTTGTCCAGTTGTAAGTCATGCAGCTTCTACCCCAGAACATTGTACAAATCAAAATTTGCTCAAATGCCATCCATCACTCAGGACAGCACAGGTTGTATTTACTGTTAAATATCCTTAGAGGTCATTTTAATTGAACTGCCTCCTATGAAAGCTGACTTTCATATTGACAGACTTGAATGCTCCAGTTTGATACGAATGATGGAAATCTACTTTGACAAATGTCGTCAGCAGAGAAGTCTGAATGAGTTTATTTGAGTTTATGGGAATGTTAAAATCTAACTGGAATAAGGAAAGATTGCAGGTCTACCATAAGATATAAGTCATCTGGGAAAATCCTATATGTTCACATTTCatctaaaaatgttaataatcaGCGTCTGTGTCTACAACCACAGTGGTGCGGTGGTTAGCAGTGTCAtcccacagcaagaaggttcctgttTCGCATCTCGGCTGGAGTTCTGTGTTGGGTACTCTGGCTTTTTTCCattggtgtttctaaattcttcCAGAATGACCCAGCATGTTCATTAATGAGCTGTTGAGGTGGAATACAATACATCaatatcagctgacatccagTGATCTGTTTCGTTACTTTAGCATTATATGATGCTTTTATCCTAATTATTCCCCCTcaaataattgataaaaaatatgaaaaacttttttaaaaagttacttttattttattagctgACAAGTGAATGTTGTAagcatttgacattttctatttgaaatacaagcccaaagtaattaaatgaaattaattaaattactgtaaaaaaattcctggaccCAGGCGGTGATTCAGATCACACCCAAAGTCTAATcagttgttccttattccattttggaGATTTCCTGCAAATGTCATCAAAATTTGTCCGTTATTTCtttagttatgttgctaacagacagacagacagatacacAAACGAATTCTCCCGAAAACGTAACCTCTGCCTCGCCGGAGGTTATAAAACAATAGCaatttgatggatggatggatggatggatgaatattGATATTCCTGAGACCTTCAAGATGGCCAACtgtccaacaaaaacaaaaaatgtttcgGATGTTCTCAGTTTTTccgaagaaagaaaataagattgtGAGTCTTGAAAAACCACAGAAAGACTAAGATAAAAACTGAAGGTCACAAttcacaaaaagaagcaaacctgaaaatatgtttgtaaCTGATGGTTTCTCCATCAAGTCTCACTTtagatttag
Protein-coding sequences here:
- the LOC121635371 gene encoding zinc-binding protein A33-like isoform X1, with amino-acid sequence MSSQSEKDLSCPVCHDIFKEPVILECSHSFCEDCLQRWWSEKQMRICPMCKKISLLRHPHSNLVLKNLCEGFLLERRQKALAGSEPLCSLHSEKLKLFCLDHQQPVCVVCRDSKSHNDHKFRPIDEAAEDHRKELQKSLIPLKEKLNFFEEVKGNLDQIMEHIKMQSKYTKSQIMQQFKKLHQFLQEEEDERVSALREEEEQKSKMMRKDIDALNSEITVLSDTIRVTEKVLTAGNPLFLQIYNDAERIVTISHPQHDDPQLVSGALIDVAKHLGNLTFNVWNKMKDLVSYSPLILDPNTAHPELILSEDLTSVTFGQKQKLPHNPERFDKHNCVLGSEGLNSGNHSWDVEVRNDQRWGVGVMKESAERKGQLQTGYWEIVLLDGKLTASSPPLPQKVLSVEKPQRIRVQLDWDRGKLSFFDLDTKKHIYTFKQTFTEKLFPYISTNNKIPLKILPMTVSVTQEQAVRLSSGFWPF
- the LOC121635371 gene encoding zinc-binding protein A33-like isoform X2 → MSSQSEKDLSCPVCHDIFKEPVILECSHSFCEDCLQRWWSEKQMRICPMCKKISLLRHPHSNLVLKNLCEGFLLERRQKALAGSEPLCSLHSEKLKLFCLDHQQPVCVVCRDSKSHNDHKFRPIDEAAEDHRKELQKSLIPLKEKLNFFEEVKGNLDQIMEHIKMQSKYTKSQIMQQFKKLHQFLQEEEDERIYNDAERIVTISHPQHDDPQLVSGALIDVAKHLGNLTFNVWNKMKDLVSYSPLILDPNTAHPELILSEDLTSVTFGQKQKLPHNPERFDKHNCVLGSEGLNSGNHSWDVEVRNDQRWGVGVMKESAERKGQLQTGYWEIVLLDGKLTASSPPLPQKVLSVEKPQRIRVQLDWDRGKLSFFDLDTKKHIYTFKQTFTEKLFPYISTNNKIPLKILPMTVSVTQEQAVRLSSGFWPF